One Anolis carolinensis isolate JA03-04 chromosome 5, rAnoCar3.1.pri, whole genome shotgun sequence DNA segment encodes these proteins:
- the slc25a18 gene encoding mitochondrial glutamate carrier 2 isoform X2 yields MRDKKKISLPAKLINGGIAGLVGVTCVFPIDLAKTRLQNQQGQAVYTGMRDCLVKTIRSEGFFGVYRGAAVNLTLVTPEKAIKLAANDFFRQLLSQDGKELSLVREMLAGCGAGTCQVVVTSPMEMLKIQLQDAGRLAAHQQKALGQDRLSAVAASHSPPGLHHRQPYVSESATAYQRPSATAIARDLLRTQGLAGLYKGLGATLLRDVPFSVIYFPLFANINKLGQENLEEKASFLHSFVSGCVAGSVAAVAVTPLDVLKTRIQTLKKGLGEDTYNGIIDCARKVWIHEGPTAFMKGATCRALVIAPLFGIAQGVYFIGIGEYVMDFFK; encoded by the exons ATGAGGGACAAGAAGAAGATTAG CCTTCCAGCAAAGTTAATCAATGGAGGTATAGCAGGGCTCGTAGGAGTCACTTGTGTTTTCCCCATTGATTTGGCAAAAACCCGCCTCCAGAATCAGCAAGGACAAGCAGTCTACACTGGAAT GCGAGACTGTCTGGTGAAGACTATTCGCTCAGAGGGGTTCTTCGGCGTATATAGAG GGGCTGCTGTGAACCTAACTCTTGTCACTCCTGAAAAAGCAATCAAGTTGGCAGCCAATGATTTCTTCCGCCAGTTGCTCTCTCAGGATGG AAAAGAACTGTCATTAGTAAGGGAGATGCTGGCTGGCTGTGGAGCTGGAACCTGCCAGGTGGTGGTCACTTCCCCAATGGAAATGCTGAAGATTCAACTACAGGATGCTGGAAGGCTAG cTGCTCACCAGCAAAAGGCCTTGGGACAGGACAGACTATCTGCTGTGGCTGCTTCCCATTCACCACCAGGTTTACACCACAGGCAACCTTATGTCTCAGAGTCTGCCACAGCCTATCAGCGCCCCTCCGCCACTGCGATTGCCAGGGATCTGCTGCGTACTCAGGGTCTAGCTGGCCTGTATAAAGGGCTGGGGGCCACCCTGCTCAG GGATGTGCCCTTTTCTGTGATATATTTCCCACTCTTTGCCAATATCAACAAGTTGGGACAAGAGAACCTGGAAGAAAAAGCATCTTTCTTACACTCATTCGTCTCTGGCTGTGTGGCAGGATCTGTGGCTGCCGTGGCAGTGACCCCACTGGATG ttttaaaaacacGCATTCAAACTCTCAAGAAAGGGCTGGGAGAGGACACCTACAATGGGATCATTGATTGTGCCAG GAAAGTATGGATTCATGAAGGTCCCACTGCTTTCATGAAAGGGGCAACATGTCGTGCACTGGTCATAGCTCCCCTGTTTGGcatagcccaaggggtctattTCATTGGTATTGGAGAATATGTCATGGATTTTTTCAAATAG
- the slc25a18 gene encoding mitochondrial glutamate carrier 2 isoform X1: MEVGYKNKVVMIMITPPPKPWTVQRRGAGSLWEKVAKSITTFETLLVFLLSRRDCLVKTIRSEGFFGVYRGAAVNLTLVTPEKAIKLAANDFFRQLLSQDGKELSLVREMLAGCGAGTCQVVVTSPMEMLKIQLQDAGRLAAHQQKALGQDRLSAVAASHSPPGLHHRQPYVSESATAYQRPSATAIARDLLRTQGLAGLYKGLGATLLRDVPFSVIYFPLFANINKLGQENLEEKASFLHSFVSGCVAGSVAAVAVTPLDVLKTRIQTLKKGLGEDTYNGIIDCARKVWIHEGPTAFMKGATCRALVIAPLFGIAQGVYFIGIGEYVMDFFK, translated from the exons atggaggtggggtacaaaaataaagttgttatgattatgattacccccccccccaaaccttggACAGTGCAGAGACGTGGAGCTGGGTCCCTATGGGAGAaagttgcaaagtcaatcacAACTTTTGAAACACTtttggttttccttctttctAGGCGAGACTGTCTGGTGAAGACTATTCGCTCAGAGGGGTTCTTCGGCGTATATAGAG GGGCTGCTGTGAACCTAACTCTTGTCACTCCTGAAAAAGCAATCAAGTTGGCAGCCAATGATTTCTTCCGCCAGTTGCTCTCTCAGGATGG AAAAGAACTGTCATTAGTAAGGGAGATGCTGGCTGGCTGTGGAGCTGGAACCTGCCAGGTGGTGGTCACTTCCCCAATGGAAATGCTGAAGATTCAACTACAGGATGCTGGAAGGCTAG cTGCTCACCAGCAAAAGGCCTTGGGACAGGACAGACTATCTGCTGTGGCTGCTTCCCATTCACCACCAGGTTTACACCACAGGCAACCTTATGTCTCAGAGTCTGCCACAGCCTATCAGCGCCCCTCCGCCACTGCGATTGCCAGGGATCTGCTGCGTACTCAGGGTCTAGCTGGCCTGTATAAAGGGCTGGGGGCCACCCTGCTCAG GGATGTGCCCTTTTCTGTGATATATTTCCCACTCTTTGCCAATATCAACAAGTTGGGACAAGAGAACCTGGAAGAAAAAGCATCTTTCTTACACTCATTCGTCTCTGGCTGTGTGGCAGGATCTGTGGCTGCCGTGGCAGTGACCCCACTGGATG ttttaaaaacacGCATTCAAACTCTCAAGAAAGGGCTGGGAGAGGACACCTACAATGGGATCATTGATTGTGCCAG GAAAGTATGGATTCATGAAGGTCCCACTGCTTTCATGAAAGGGGCAACATGTCGTGCACTGGTCATAGCTCCCCTGTTTGGcatagcccaaggggtctattTCATTGGTATTGGAGAATATGTCATGGATTTTTTCAAATAG
- the slc25a18 gene encoding mitochondrial glutamate carrier 2 isoform X3, producing MLAGCGAGTCQVVVTSPMEMLKIQLQDAGRLAAHQQKALGQDRLSAVAASHSPPGLHHRQPYVSESATAYQRPSATAIARDLLRTQGLAGLYKGLGATLLRDVPFSVIYFPLFANINKLGQENLEEKASFLHSFVSGCVAGSVAAVAVTPLDVLKTRIQTLKKGLGEDTYNGIIDCARKVWIHEGPTAFMKGATCRALVIAPLFGIAQGVYFIGIGEYVMDFFK from the exons ATGCTGGCTGGCTGTGGAGCTGGAACCTGCCAGGTGGTGGTCACTTCCCCAATGGAAATGCTGAAGATTCAACTACAGGATGCTGGAAGGCTAG cTGCTCACCAGCAAAAGGCCTTGGGACAGGACAGACTATCTGCTGTGGCTGCTTCCCATTCACCACCAGGTTTACACCACAGGCAACCTTATGTCTCAGAGTCTGCCACAGCCTATCAGCGCCCCTCCGCCACTGCGATTGCCAGGGATCTGCTGCGTACTCAGGGTCTAGCTGGCCTGTATAAAGGGCTGGGGGCCACCCTGCTCAG GGATGTGCCCTTTTCTGTGATATATTTCCCACTCTTTGCCAATATCAACAAGTTGGGACAAGAGAACCTGGAAGAAAAAGCATCTTTCTTACACTCATTCGTCTCTGGCTGTGTGGCAGGATCTGTGGCTGCCGTGGCAGTGACCCCACTGGATG ttttaaaaacacGCATTCAAACTCTCAAGAAAGGGCTGGGAGAGGACACCTACAATGGGATCATTGATTGTGCCAG GAAAGTATGGATTCATGAAGGTCCCACTGCTTTCATGAAAGGGGCAACATGTCGTGCACTGGTCATAGCTCCCCTGTTTGGcatagcccaaggggtctattTCATTGGTATTGGAGAATATGTCATGGATTTTTTCAAATAG